The Solanum lycopersicum chromosome 9, SLM_r2.1 genome window below encodes:
- the LOC138338343 gene encoding uncharacterized protein — translation MKSGESLQDMITRFTTVVNELISLDKVYTTEEQVDKVLRTLPRCWEIKVTAIREAKDLTNMYLDELVGNLKTYEMNIDKRSEGNKEKNLGLKATESDESDKDDDDLNLINNQIKDCSMWELEWKKKKTEKERKELFKKKKNKEKEQATYATWGTGSSDMYEDDEDIALMEEVRESKQHWYMDSAYSRHMTGNKTLFLSLEERKGGMVAFSGGKKGQIRGSGKIGRSDEHSIDKVYYVEGLRHNYSAYFSYVTKETR, via the exons ATGAAATCCGGAGAATCTCTTCAAGATATGATTACCAGATTCACCACTGTGGTAAACGAACTAATATCTTTGGATAAAGTATACACAACTGAGGAACAGGTTGACAAAGTACTTAGGACTCTACCTAGGTGTTGGGAAATAAAAGTCACTGCCATTAGAGAAGCCAAGGACCTAACTAATATGTATCTAGATGAATTAGTTGGAAATCTCAAGACTTATGAGATGAATATTGACAAAAGAAGTGAaggaaataaagagaaaaatcttGGACTTAAAGCAACTGAAAGTGATGAATCTGACAAAGATGATGATGATCTGAATCTGATAA ATAATCAGATCAAGGATTGTTCAATGTGGGAATtagaatggaaaaagaaaaaaactgaaaaagaaaggaaggaactctttaaaaaaaagaaaaacaaagaaaaagaacaagcaACGTATGCAACTTGGGGAACAGGTTCTTCGGACATGTATGAAGATGATGAGGACATTGCTTTGATG GAAGAAGTAAGAGAAAGCAAGCAACACTGGTACATGGATAGTGCTTACTCAAGACACATGACAGGTAATAAAACATTGTTTCTCTCactagaagaaagaaaaggaggTATGGTAGCTTTTAGTGGTGGAAAAAAGGGTCAAATCAGAGGAAGTGGAAAGATTGGGAGATCTGATGAACACTCAATTGATAAAGTCTACTATGTGGAAGGACTTAGACACAACTACTCAGCATATTTCAGTTATGTGACAAAAGAAACAAGGTAA